From Candidatus Thermodiscus eudorianus:
GCCTTAAGCATTTCTCTGTCTTTACATAGGATTATCTCAGATATTTTTTATAAAAAATTATTTAATGTTGAATAATGTCCATCTGTTAGGATAAGTCTTATAGTTTTAAAAATTAAATATAATTTTATTATTAGTGTATCTCTATTTTTTGGCTTAATCCCTTTTAATTGTTTTGTCGATTTCGGGGTCTAGCATTAAACATTCACGTAGTAATACCTACACTTCTACATTTGCTAGTATTACCTGATTAATTTGATGTAGCGAAGAGTCATTCTTGATTATGTCAATATTAGTGATTAGTGATTTGGAAGGGAACCAGATGTGCGGAGGAATAGCGGCCGGCAGCCCCAGGCTCATATGAGCCCCGCGGGCTGCCAGGCTACCCTACCCCGCTGTTTTACCCCGCCGTTTGTCGTGTTGGGGGTTGTTGGGGGTTTTATTGTTTGCTCTGACCATGTATTCTTGTTATTGTTTTTATCTTTATTTCTAGTGATTTCTTTAGTTCTTCCTCGTTGCCTATGTGGACTACGTATAAGGCGTTTGGCGTATATAGAGCGTGTATGCAGTCTTGCGGCGTCGGGGTTATCCGTATTATTGTCCTCCCACTATACCGGCCCTGGTATATGTATAGGAAGAATGGCTGATCGTCTCTCGTAATCCCTGTTAGCTCCCTGCATTGGGGCCACTCGTTTCCTTTGGCCGTCTTTCTCGCTATTCCGGTCTCCCTCAGGAGGGCTATTATGTCGTCCTCTACACTGCTGTGGCTAGCCCTTGCCAACCTTCTCACACCTTATATCCTCGTTGACGATGATTATGTTGTGGTTTATTACCAGGTCGCATAGAGTATCTACGGGCACTACAGCCCTCTGACCGTACTCGGTCTCAATGATAGCCAGCTTACCGACCCTCCTTATCGTGGCCTTTGGCATATCGCTAGAACCCCCAGGTACCCGGTGTCCTCCGTGCTGCAGTATAAAGGGCTGCTTACGCCTCTACGGTGCGTTAAAGTGTTTATTGTATCTTAGATCGAGATAACACCTTCGAAAGCACTCGTGGATTCTTGACTTTACTCAACTCGCTGACTGGAACGTACTCCGGGAGACTGTAGCGAGTCCTGGTTAGTTCCACTATGACGTCGCGCGCCTTCAAGTTAGAGAGTATTCTCCTAAGCCTGTCCTCGCCGACGACGCCTGTGAATATCTGTTTGAACTCTCTCCAGGAGATTGGTCGCCTAGCCTCAGCTAGTGCTAAGAGTACGAGCTTCTCTACCTCCTCATCTGACAACGCGAGTGAGATCTCGATACCGACCTCGCCCGTGTCCAGCATTTGCCTCATTTGCTCGAATTCTTTCATTATCTTTTTTCTCACTCTCTCAACTAGTCTCACATCGATCGTCGTCTTAACTGGTACCATCTGTGCACACCCCGTATACTCCATATACTAGAGTATCGGAAAAGTATATAAAGCCTACGATACCTACTCCAGGTTTATAAACTATTCAGTAGTGGCTGTATAGTATAACTTAAGGAATTATATGACATAACAAATTATTTAAATATATCTAAAATATATAGAGTCTACTACGAGTATCCCAACGCGTCCTCCCTACCATCAACTCCAACACTGCTAATAGAGGGAACCTTCTCCCACTCAAGCCCACCACTAAAGCCGCCCAACTCCTTCAGATCACTAACTAGGTGGTCACGGAGAGTCCTCAACAATATGACCTCGACCCTAGCCTCCTCACTCTCATCACCATCTAACTCGTACAGCCTCCTATCAACCCATGCAATCTCGTCGACAAGCCTCTGGATTTCCCTGGAAAAAACCATAGAGATCCTCTCGTCGACAAGCCTCTGCTCCACACTACAACACCGCTATAAGTATACTGCAGGGGGCTCACATGGAGTGGAATAGACAGTAATCACACGGGATTACCTGCAAAGTACGAGGATAATACCGCCCGAGTCAGATGTAATAGGCCGGAAATAATAGGGCTACCATAAACACCGAGTGACACGCTGGAAGGTGTTGCAAGCGGTGGGGAAGGAAATAGACATTCCAGAGGATGTGCTTGAAGACCTAATAGAATCCATAAGCGAGATAAAGGGAGAAGCCTCTGGGCGCTCCAAGAGAAAACAAAAACTCCCCTCAACGAGGGATCTAGCTCAAATAGTAGCCGAAGCAGCCCTTAGCGCCAGAGGCATAAACCCAGACGAGTTCCCCGACATAGTAAGAAGACTCCTAGAGGAAAACGGGTTTACGACTAGATACGTCACCGATAAGAGGATATGGAGAACCTATGAGCTACTAGTCAGGAGGGGAGTTATACCAGATACACTCGGTGTAGTGGTTTGGTGACACTATGCGAGATATGCAATAGGAACCCATCAACAATGAAATGTCCAGGGTGTGGAAGGGAAGTCTGTGTAGAGCACCAAGTGAATGGCCTATGCCTGGTGTGTAGTCAGACACAGTGTGCTATATGCGGTGAAAAACCAGCTATAGGTTACTGTGTACTCTGTGGCAGGCTTGGATGCGATGAATGCCTGGTTCAGATTGACAACGTGAGAAGGGTTTGCATAGAGTGTATACGCGGTTTCGGGGGCATAGAACCTGTAAGGAGACGCTTAGCCTTAGCAAGGAAAATAGTCAGGCCTGGCATACCTGAACCAGCCTCGGGGAACTAATTTTAAGTCCTCTAGCTAATGCCCCATACCCCGGGCGTATAGGAGGGTTCGAGGATGAGTATGCAAAGGCAACTAGGCCAGCAACTCGTCAACAGACTCGAAGCCATTATAGATGCTCTGCCGAAAGAGGGGTATAAAGCGGCAGTCGCTGTCGGAGTTGCTGATAGCATCCTCACACTGGTAAACGGGGCAAGAGAACTCGCTGGCAAGATAGAATGCTTGGGCTCCCATAAGGGTAAATGCACTCAAGAGTTCTGCGACTCGGATTGCGGCGGTCTCTTCATAAGAAGCGCAGGAGAATTTACAATTATAGCTAAATATAATTCAAATCCATTCGCAGTGAAACTGGGGAACAGCGTATTTGAAGCTGATGTGCAAGGGGCAAAGCTCATTCTAGAGGGTTCAACGGTTAAAGCAGGTATCATAGGCGAGAAAGGGTACATATGGGAGACCGTTGATTTATCAAACATGGATGAGGTATACGAGAAGAGCTATACTCTAAAATACGTCCTCCGCAGGGTGGGCAAGCCGGTACTCCTAGCCAAGACTGCTCTACGCTATTGTATGATCCAATCAGCTGTATCGTGCTAATTAATCAACTAATCAATTCCTTAAGAGGTACCAACGTTATCTTAAAGGATTCCTTTAAAGATACCTTTAAAGATACTTGGCGTGCCATGGAGAAAATGGCTAAAACTCTTCAATAACATATATTAACGTAAACTACTATCGAGGTTAATTGACAAGAACCAACTTTGTAGAGGTGGACTTGTATGGCCAGGAGAAAGACGGCAAAGAAGGCCCCGGTGAAGGTAAGAGACCCCTACACTGGAAAGGAAGTAGAACTAGTCCCGAAGAAGGTCTGGGAGCTGAAGCCTAAGAACAGGAAGGGAGTGAAGATAGGTCTATTCCAGAGCCCGGAGACAGGCAAATACTTCCGGGCGAAGGTGCCAGACAACTACCCAGTGGGATAACCAACCAACTACCTAAACATTTTTAATTTTTGATATTTGTATTATGGGTCATGACCGGTGGAGGCCGGTCATCAGCCTTCTCTACGGAAGGCTTCCCAGACGTGCTAAAAAATCATCCCCGGATCTATAGGTATAGCAAGGAGTACAAGTTATCTAGGCCTATTCCTCGATCGATAACCGCCAAATCCGCCCTTATAGAATCCTCCTCTCCCAGAGTAGCCCCGAGTCGCCTTTGGAGTCTCCTCTGGTATCTCCTCCTCGCTGGCAACATCTTCGTCGGAAACCTCCTTAATATCGCCTCTATATCCCACGTTTAACTGGACTTCGCCTCTATAGGAGGTCGTCCATGCACCACTAACCTCTACAGCCTGGCCCTCCTGCAGCGTTCCAGCGTGCTTCCCCCAGAGCGTCATCTTTATCCTACCAGTCTCATCGCCGACAATCGCTTCACTTATAGTCCTAGGCCCTTTACGCGTCTCTACAACCTTTGGATCCATAGTCTTGATAACTCTTACACGGACGTTGACGTCATTCTCTCCTTCACGGAGAGAGGAGATCTTCCTAACCTCTTCTCTTCCGCTCTCCAATACGATTCTCCCTGTTCCCGATACAGAGCCCCTATACGGGCCGGATAGGCTATCCCTAACTGGGGTTATTATAGTATTGGCTAGAGGACTTGAGATACAGGGCGGGATGAGAGGACTGGTTTCACCAGACCAGTATATGAAGACAGGTTACTCCATTGACCGCCCCTCCAGGGTGAAACCTAAGGGTAACAGCTCTCCGAGTCTCATTACACGGCACCTCCAGGTCCTTCCCGACACCATATAGACAATTGCATCACCACTAGAAAACTCCCTCAAAACCTGCAGGCAAGCTCCACACGGGGGAACGGGATAGTCGCTATCTAAGGCAAGAACCAACACATCTTTGATCTCCCTCGCTCCATGAGTAACCGCGTTAAAAACAGCTACCCTTTCGGCGCATACTGTCAGTCCGTAGCTAGAGTTCTCCACGTTGACACCGCTAAAAACACGGCCTCTTTCGTCCCTGACAGCCGCTGCTACGCGAAACCCCGAATATCGAGCGTAAGAGTTCCCCGACACGGAGAGCGCCGCTTCAAGTAACTCGCCTGGGACCTCGCAGTTCTCCACAACCAGGCACCCCATATTAACCGTGTAGCACGCCTAGATTAGGAGAAATAGATTAACACTCCGATTCCAATGAGCCATAGAGGGGAAGGCTAAGGGGCAGAAAGAGTTGCAGAAGCAGGAACATGAAATAATGGTCAAACGTGTGAGGACATTGTACGAAGAGCTGAAGAAGCCTTTCGTGGGCAGAGACGAGGAGGCCCGCCTCCTCGTAATGGCCCTGATAACCGGAGAGCACGTATTGCTTCTAGGCGAGCCCGGTACTGCGAAGAGCGCCCTAGCCAGGAGACTTGCTACCCTAGTCGAAGCAAGGTTCTTCAAGTACCTGTTGACCAGATATACCGAGCCCGGTGAGCTGCTCGGGCCTTTAGACATCAGGGCTCTTAAAGAAGGTGAGTATAGGAGGATAACACGGGGGAAGCTGCCTGAGGCAGAGATAGCGTTTTTAGACGAGATATTTAACGCTAGTAGTGCCGTGTTGAACAGCTTGCTCAGTATAATGCAGGAGAGGATTGTCTACGACGGTTATACAGAGTTGAGGACTAACCTCTGGACTATAATAGCCGCCTCAAACAACGTACCCGAGGAGCAAGAATTGCAGGCGCTCTATGATAGATTCCTTTTCAGGCACAGGGTAGAGCCTTTACCACCGGAACTATGGGACCCATTGTTGTCGGCGTCGTGGGAGATAGAGAGGAGAGGGTACGAGTCGTCCGAGCCTGTAATGAGCTTGGAGGAGGTCAGGCGGGCGCGCGAGTTCATACTCTATAACATAGACGTATACAATATAAAAGATAAATTAATAAGAATATATATGGTATTAGAGGATAAGAATCTACACATAACCGACAGAAGGAAAGGGAAGATACTGAAAGCTATAGCGGCGAACGCACTGCTAGAGGGGCGAACATATGCGACAGAGCAGGACCTAATAGTGCTCAAGTACACTGTGCCCAGAGACCCCGAGGATTTCACTAAAATAAACACAATACTAACAGAGGAACTGAAAACAAAGGAGAGAATCCTAAGGGAACTAGAAGCAATAAAGGTAAACCTAGAGAAGACAAGAGAGGTGATAGACAAGGTAGCCTCATTCGATCCACGCCTGATAGACTATTATAGAAGCCTAAAGGCGACGCGATCCAAGATTCAAGCTTTGGTCGAGGGAATAGACGATCAAGAAATAATTAAACGGGCGAGCGAGATAATGGAGGAGATAGATTACTTGATCGACAAGGTAATGTCGAAGCTAAATGTGTGATAAAGGGATGAAGCTGCTAGTTGAGACGGGAAACATATCGGACGTCGTAGTAGAATACCAAGGAAGCCTAGTCATTAGGCTAGTGCAAAAGCTACTCGGATCTCTGAGCCAGCCTGAATGGCTAGACGCCCAACTCGCTGCATCAATCTACTACTCGTTCTACCTACCCCTGCCTAGGGTAGCACATCCTGAGACCGAGGAGAATGATGAGGCTAGCAGAGTAAAGGCTATCATAGTGAGGTCCATACTCGACGATGCTGGCTTCTGGAGGGTGAAGCCGCAGACGGTAGTCGACAGGATGACTAGCCTAGTGGCCTCAGCATCCATCCTAGAGAGAGTAATCCGCAACATGCCGCGCTCGCTAACTTCCCAGGATCTCAACGGGGAGGACAAGAATAGTATTGACGGGCACATCAAAAGGGCAGTATCGCTAGCACTTCAACAAGCTGAAATCGATTCAAAGCTAGCAAAAAGCGTGGAATCGCTGGTAAACAGTGCTCTCGCGGGCAACACGTCGGAACTCGCCTTCGAAGACGTTCTCGAAGCAATACTATACCTTGTGAGGAGAACAGACGTAGCCAAGGTCTTGGAGAAGCTATCGGGAGTCAAGATTCCATCAAGGTTCGCTAGGAGAACCGAGAGGTTCCCTAAAGGATGGATTGAAGGCATAGAACTCGGTAGTGACGTGGAGAGACTTCACCCGACACAACTAGCCCTACCCGACGAGGTATTCTATACACTATACGCTGAGTCAAAGCTACTTCTCTATACGAGAGTGTTTAACCTCCAGGAGGGACCCATCTACGTGTTGCTAGACAAGAGCGGTAGCATGGCTGGTAGTAAAATCGACTGGGCCAGGGCCGTGGCGGTAGCTCTTTTTCAAGCAGCACTTAGGGAGAATAGGCCCTTCTATGTAAGATTCTTCGACGCGATCCCACATAGTTTGATGAGTATAAGTAGAAGGGCTAGGCCTAGGGATATCGTTAGGCTCCTGGAATATCTGGGGACTGTGAAGGCGAGTGGAGGGACTGATATAACTAGGGCTATCGCTGTCGCGGTAGACGATATCAGTGACCGAAAGGGGAGGAGGGCAGAAGACGTTGATGTCGTGTTAATTACTGACGGCGAGGATCGTCTATCGATATCGGTACTGAATAGTATAATACTTAGAAATAAAGTAAAAATACATACGATAATGATAGGCGGCGATAATCCGTCTCTAAAAGCGGTGTCAACCAGTTATATGAATGCTGTAAGACTGTCCAGCGAAGAAGTGCTTAAAGTAGTGGATTCGATAGAGAGATCCTCTAGGGAGGCGAAACCCTATAAACATTAACTATATTATCAATATTTATTCTATGAAGGTAATCGTCGCCGACACGTTTACGCAACCGGTTTACCTGGTCAGCCATGACCCAGGGATACACAACGGCGCCGGGACGCATCGGATCGTCGATATGATCGCTTTCAAGCATAAACACCGGAGGCGTCTTGCCTAACACGTTCTTGAGTAACTCCGGCGTGCCCGGTATGGTGGCTGGATATCCTAGCTTGGATGCATATACAGAGTGGCCTGGTTTCATATGATGGAATACTATCCGGTGCTTGACCTTGGAAGCGCCGATCCTCTCAACGTACCTGTCAACGAGATCTATAGTCACGGACCCCATGTTTTCGAGGTGCATGTGTACGATACAATCGTCATCATTGGCTATCTCTAGGGCCCTCTCCAGTATGATCTCGCTTATGATAACTCTTTCAGCAGTCGTCTTATAGTGCTGTCTACCAACTTCTCCTATGCCATCTAGGAACCCATCACGACAAGCATTGCCGTATTCCTCGACTACACGCAAGCCAAGCTCCAACACTTCTCTAGGATCCATTCTATACTTGTCTATCAGCTTGTCGACGTCGGCCGGATGAAACCCGGCTAGGCATGAGACTTTAAGGCCAGCCTCTTCGGCTGCCATACATTCTCTAGTCAGAATATCTAAGACCTCTCTGTAGGACTCTATCCCTGCAAAGTCTAGACCATACGCCCATGGAGGCAACGCAACGATAGCCATAAACCAGCCTCCACTCCTATGAAATCTATCCGCTATTTTAGCGGCGCCCAGACCCCTCGCCGGGTTTGTATGTGTATGTGCATCAGCCACGGGTATGCTCATAGAGCGTGCACCCCTCTCACTCTAATATGATCGCTGGCTTGGATGGCAGGGCTATCTTCTTACCTGGACTATACTCCTCCTCAACCTTGATAGAGACTTCGCTCAATTCGGTCTCTCTAGCGATGAACTCTCCTGCTTCCCTCAAAGACTTCAGCTCTAAGTGTCTCTCTACGTACAAACTCAGAATATCAGGGTTCTGCATTATAACCGGAACCAGCTTTCCAGCCTCTTTCTTGTATTCGCTCGGAAGAGCCTTTATCGCCTCTTTAATAGAAGACCGGAGGTCGAATCCCTTCTTCCTAGCTTCAATTATGCTTCGTACGAACTCGTATTTCCATGAAGCGGCTACAACCACGTTAGCCTTGTGCGGATCTCTAACGAATTTCTTGATTTCTTTGATGTCATCAATGACCCTTCTTATAATCTCCTCAGCCCTCTCCACTTCGTCGTTTATCTTTGTCTCGTCTGCTTCCGGCCATCTAGCTAGCGATACGAAGGGCTTCTTGCCAATTCTACTCCAAGTTTCCTCGGCGACGTGTGGCACGAAGGGTGCTATCATGAGTGTAACGCTTTCTATGTATTTCTTTAGTAATTCTTTATTGGGGGATCCAGCTCTCTTGAGATACCATTTATAGTGGGCTTGCATTCCATAGTAAGCCTTCACCAGAGCTGTTTTATAATTCATATCATCCATAGCTTTAGTGACTTCGAGAATAGTCTTGTTTAACACGCTCTCAAACCAATCATCAATAACTAATCTATAGGTTCGTCCTCTACCGTAATTCGACTCGGCGAACTTAATCCACCAAACGAGTTCCTCAACAGCTTTTTCGGCCACGCTAGGCTCGAAATTGGCGTCATCGAGTCCAGCGTCCGCGCCAGCGAGTACCTCTGCCCACCGGGTAGCATCGGCTCCCCACCAATCTAGAGCTTGTCTTAGGAGTATGAAGTTACCCTTCGCCTTGCTCATCTTCTCTCCTTCTACAAGTATCCAGCCGTTGACCCCTATTCCTCTA
This genomic window contains:
- a CDS encoding chromatin protein Cren7, whose protein sequence is MARRKTAKKAPVKVRDPYTGKEVELVPKKVWELKPKNRKGVKIGLFQSPETGKYFRAKVPDNYPVG
- a CDS encoding OB-fold nucleic acid binding domain-containing protein is translated as MESGREEVRKISSLREGENDVNVRVRVIKTMDPKVVETRKGPRTISEAIVGDETGRIKMTLWGKHAGTLQEGQAVEVSGAWTTSYRGEVQLNVGYRGDIKEVSDEDVASEEEIPEETPKATRGYSGRGGFYKGGFGGYRSRNRPR
- the cdd gene encoding cytidine deaminase, which translates into the protein MENCEVPGELLEAALSVSGNSYARYSGFRVAAAVRDERGRVFSGVNVENSSYGLTVCAERVAVFNAVTHGAREIKDVLVLALDSDYPVPPCGACLQVLREFSSGDAIVYMVSGRTWRCRVMRLGELLPLGFTLEGRSME
- a CDS encoding MoxR family ATPase translates to MVKRVRTLYEELKKPFVGRDEEARLLVMALITGEHVLLLGEPGTAKSALARRLATLVEARFFKYLLTRYTEPGELLGPLDIRALKEGEYRRITRGKLPEAEIAFLDEIFNASSAVLNSLLSIMQERIVYDGYTELRTNLWTIIAASNNVPEEQELQALYDRFLFRHRVEPLPPELWDPLLSASWEIERRGYESSEPVMSLEEVRRAREFILYNIDVYNIKDKLIRIYMVLEDKNLHITDRRKGKILKAIAANALLEGRTYATEQDLIVLKYTVPRDPEDFTKINTILTEELKTKERILRELEAIKVNLEKTREVIDKVASFDPRLIDYYRSLKATRSKIQALVEGIDDQEIIKRASEIMEEIDYLIDKVMSKLNV
- a CDS encoding VWA domain-containing protein, producing MKLLVETGNISDVVVEYQGSLVIRLVQKLLGSLSQPEWLDAQLAASIYYSFYLPLPRVAHPETEENDEASRVKAIIVRSILDDAGFWRVKPQTVVDRMTSLVASASILERVIRNMPRSLTSQDLNGEDKNSIDGHIKRAVSLALQQAEIDSKLAKSVESLVNSALAGNTSELAFEDVLEAILYLVRRTDVAKVLEKLSGVKIPSRFARRTERFPKGWIEGIELGSDVERLHPTQLALPDEVFYTLYAESKLLLYTRVFNLQEGPIYVLLDKSGSMAGSKIDWARAVAVALFQAALRENRPFYVRFFDAIPHSLMSISRRARPRDIVRLLEYLGTVKASGGTDITRAIAVAVDDISDRKGRRAEDVDVVLITDGEDRLSISVLNSIILRNKVKIHTIMIGGDNPSLKAVSTSYMNAVRLSSEEVLKVVDSIERSSREAKPYKH
- a CDS encoding TatD family hydrolase; amino-acid sequence: MSIPVADAHTHTNPARGLGAAKIADRFHRSGGWFMAIVALPPWAYGLDFAGIESYREVLDILTRECMAAEEAGLKVSCLAGFHPADVDKLIDKYRMDPREVLELGLRVVEEYGNACRDGFLDGIGEVGRQHYKTTAERVIISEIILERALEIANDDDCIVHMHLENMGSVTIDLVDRYVERIGASKVKHRIVFHHMKPGHSVYASKLGYPATIPGTPELLKNVLGKTPPVFMLESDHIDDPMRPGAVVYPWVMADQVNRLRKRVGDDYLHRINIDNIVNVYRVSPP